In the Candidatus Leptovillus gracilis genome, one interval contains:
- a CDS encoding sigma-70 family RNA polymerase sigma factor: MNNQWSDTELLAALRCREEAAFVYLFETYSDRLFRLAAGLLEDEEEAEGVVQETFLRLFERLEQFEGRSSLSTWLYRVAYNKSIDMLRRRRVTLSLDGTMDDEAMVAPAILADWSEAPEKLVSQAEMTAELDRAMAALPDIYRVVFLLREMEGLTTEETAVITHLSISAVKVRLHRARLFLRERLAESYAALA; the protein is encoded by the coding sequence ATGAATAACCAATGGAGCGATACTGAATTGTTAGCGGCGCTGCGGTGTCGGGAAGAAGCAGCGTTTGTCTACCTGTTTGAAACCTACTCCGACCGGCTGTTTCGCTTGGCCGCCGGTTTGTTGGAGGATGAAGAAGAGGCAGAAGGGGTCGTGCAAGAGACGTTTTTACGTCTGTTTGAGCGCCTGGAGCAGTTTGAGGGGCGGTCCAGCCTGAGTACATGGCTGTACCGCGTGGCCTATAACAAATCTATAGACATGCTGCGCCGCCGTCGCGTTACCCTCTCATTAGACGGGACGATGGATGATGAGGCCATGGTAGCCCCGGCCATCTTGGCGGACTGGAGTGAAGCGCCGGAAAAACTGGTTTCGCAGGCAGAGATGACGGCCGAATTGGACCGGGCGATGGCGGCGCTGCCGGATATATACCGGGTGGTGTTTTTATTGCGGGAAATGGAAGGGCTGACGACGGAGGAAACGGCCGTGATCACCCATCTGTCCATCAGCGCTGTGAAAGTACGCCTGCACCGCGCCCGTCTCTTTTTGCGTGAACGCCTGGCCGAATCATATGCGGCCCTGGCCTGA
- a CDS encoding zf-HC2 domain-containing protein, which yields MTCDELISYLSDYIDQNLDEELTAAAQEHLATCQNCRVVLDTTRQTIILFKKQCQRTIPMGRRQQLFNTLQAAFLQSEPGEG from the coding sequence ATGACTTGTGATGAATTAATCAGCTACCTGTCTGACTATATTGACCAAAATTTGGATGAAGAATTAACGGCCGCCGCCCAGGAGCATCTGGCTACCTGCCAAAACTGCCGCGTCGTGCTGGATACCACCCGGCAAACCATCATCTTGTTCAAGAAACAGTGCCAACGCACCATTCCGATGGGGCGGCGGCAGCAGTTATTCAATACCTTGCAGGCTGCCTTTTTGCAAAGTGAGCCGGGTGAAGGGTGA
- a CDS encoding DUF2892 domain-containing protein, protein MPKNMGTVDRVVRAVFAVVVAVLYFANMIPGTVAIILGVLALVFLATSVVGTCPLYIPLKLSTNKK, encoded by the coding sequence ATGCCGAAAAATATGGGAACTGTGGATCGTGTTGTGCGGGCTGTGTTTGCCGTGGTTGTGGCTGTGTTGTATTTCGCCAACATGATACCGGGGACGGTGGCGATTATTTTGGGTGTGTTGGCGCTGGTTTTCCTGGCGACCAGCGTTGTGGGCACTTGCCCGCTGTATATCCCTCTGAAACTCTCGACGAACAAAAAATAA
- a CDS encoding DsbA family protein, with amino-acid sequence MTPKPSQSRRARRVQHQSQQKRRRSLTIALTVAGVVIIAGLMFWTRQITTTIAARGIVVPEVADEPANADGRAWGPEDAVVVIEEFSDFQCPYCGQFALGAGEQIRQMYGDTGQVRFVYNHYAFLGPESVRAAEATECANEQGAFWRYHDMLFLNQKGENQSAFNDRSLKTFAVNLGLDTAVFNACLDSGKYSDLVQADREIAQSRNVSSTPTFFINGEEVRGALPFAQFQSMIDAILAGGS; translated from the coding sequence ATGACCCCAAAACCGAGTCAATCTCGTCGCGCCCGCCGCGTGCAGCACCAATCGCAACAAAAGCGGCGGCGTTCGTTAACCATTGCCCTCACCGTCGCCGGTGTTGTTATCATCGCCGGTCTTATGTTTTGGACACGTCAAATCACCACCACCATCGCGGCGCGGGGCATTGTCGTCCCGGAAGTCGCCGACGAGCCGGCCAATGCCGACGGCCGTGCCTGGGGGCCAGAAGATGCCGTCGTGGTAATTGAGGAGTTTTCCGATTTTCAATGCCCTTACTGCGGTCAGTTTGCCCTGGGCGCGGGTGAGCAAATTCGGCAAATGTATGGCGATACGGGCCAGGTACGTTTTGTCTATAACCACTATGCCTTCCTCGGACCAGAATCTGTTCGGGCCGCCGAGGCGACCGAATGCGCCAACGAGCAAGGCGCTTTCTGGCGTTACCACGATATGCTGTTCCTAAACCAAAAAGGGGAAAACCAGAGCGCGTTTAACGACCGCAGCCTGAAAACCTTTGCGGTTAACCTGGGTCTGGATACGGCCGTATTTAACGCCTGTCTGGACTCCGGTAAATACAGCGATCTGGTGCAGGCCGACCGGGAAATTGCCCAAAGCCGCAACGTCAGTTCAACCCCCACCTTTTTTATCAATGGCGAAGAAGTGCGCGGGGCGCTGCCCTTCGCCCAATTCCAGTCTATGATCGATGCGATCCTGGCTGGAGGCTCGTAG
- the rocD gene encoding ornithine--oxo-acid transaminase has protein sequence MDSDTFIELEETYSAHNYHPLDVVIERGEGVWVYDVDGHKYLDCLSAYSAVNQGHCHPKIRQAAIEQMGRVTLTSRAFRNDQMGPFLQELCQLSGYEMALPMNSGAEAVETAVKAARKWGYEVKGVPDGLAEIIVCQGNFHGRTITTVGFSSEAGYKRHFGPFTPGFVTVPYGDAAALEGAITPHTVGFLVEPIQGEGGVVMPPEGYLAEAANICARHNVLLIADEIQTGLGRTGRLFASQHEEVRPDITILGKALSGGFYPVSAVLTDRDVLGLFQPGDHGSTFGGNPLASAIGRAALRVIVEENLVERSRELGAYFKGRLARIESDIIQEVRGKGLFIGVELKVAARPFAEALRDRGILCKETHRTVLRFAPPLVIGKEEIDWAMNHIEAVLMTEKVAA, from the coding sequence ATGGACAGCGATACCTTTATCGAATTAGAAGAAACCTACAGCGCCCACAACTACCATCCTTTGGATGTGGTGATTGAACGGGGTGAAGGGGTGTGGGTGTATGATGTAGACGGCCATAAATACCTGGACTGCCTCAGCGCCTATTCGGCCGTCAACCAGGGACACTGCCACCCCAAAATCCGGCAGGCAGCCATCGAGCAGATGGGGCGGGTCACGCTCACCTCGCGCGCCTTTCGTAATGACCAGATGGGGCCATTCTTGCAAGAATTGTGCCAGCTTAGCGGCTATGAAATGGCGCTGCCGATGAATTCTGGGGCGGAAGCAGTGGAGACGGCCGTCAAAGCGGCGCGCAAATGGGGGTATGAAGTCAAAGGCGTGCCGGATGGTCTGGCCGAAATCATCGTCTGCCAGGGGAATTTTCACGGCCGTACCATCACCACCGTTGGTTTCTCCAGCGAGGCAGGCTACAAACGCCATTTTGGTCCCTTCACGCCCGGCTTTGTGACAGTTCCCTACGGCGACGCGGCTGCCCTGGAAGGGGCCATCACGCCCCATACCGTCGGTTTCCTGGTGGAGCCGATTCAGGGCGAGGGGGGCGTGGTGATGCCGCCGGAAGGCTACCTGGCCGAAGCAGCCAACATCTGCGCCCGCCACAACGTTTTGCTGATTGCCGACGAGATTCAGACCGGCCTGGGGCGTACCGGCCGATTGTTTGCCAGCCAGCACGAAGAGGTGCGCCCGGACATCACCATCCTGGGTAAGGCGTTGAGCGGCGGTTTTTACCCGGTGTCGGCCGTGTTAACCGACCGGGACGTGTTGGGCCTGTTCCAACCGGGCGACCACGGCAGCACGTTTGGCGGCAATCCGCTGGCTTCGGCCATCGGGCGGGCGGCGCTGCGGGTCATCGTCGAAGAAAATTTAGTGGAACGGTCACGCGAGTTGGGCGCTTATTTTAAGGGGCGGTTGGCGCGTATTGAGAGCGACATCATTCAGGAAGTGCGCGGCAAGGGGCTGTTTATTGGCGTAGAGCTAAAAGTGGCGGCACGGCCGTTTGCCGAAGCGCTGCGTGATCGGGGGATTCTGTGTAAGGAGACTCACCGGACTGTGCTGCGCTTTGCCCCACCGCTGGTCATCGGCAAAGAGGAAATTGATTGGGCGATGAACCACATTGAGGCGGTGCTGATGACCGAAAAGGTGGCGGCGTAG
- a CDS encoding DUF1499 domain-containing protein gives MSKLIKLLVLFAIIGLATFLVLRRWLVEQASPLPDNLGVVDGRLAPCPDSPNCVSTFATDTEHGIAPLAYDGNTAVAQAAILAILQAQPSYTLINNDPAYIHATARSAFWGFIDDVEFYFDEAAGLIHFRSASRLGYGDGGVNRRRMEEIRKLYENR, from the coding sequence ATGTCTAAACTTATCAAACTACTCGTCCTTTTTGCGATTATCGGTCTGGCAACTTTTTTGGTTTTGCGGCGCTGGCTGGTGGAACAGGCCAGCCCACTGCCGGATAATTTGGGGGTGGTAGACGGCCGTCTCGCCCCCTGCCCCGACAGCCCCAACTGTGTCTCTACCTTTGCCACCGACACAGAGCATGGCATTGCACCGCTGGCGTATGATGGGAATACGGCCGTTGCCCAGGCGGCTATCCTCGCCATTCTGCAAGCCCAACCCAGTTACACCCTCATCAACAACGACCCGGCCTACATCCACGCCACAGCGCGTTCCGCTTTCTGGGGTTTCATTGATGACGTAGAGTTTTATTTTGATGAAGCGGCCGGCCTCATCCACTTTCGCTCCGCATCCCGCCTCGGCTATGGCGATGGCGGCGTCAACCGCCGCCGAATGGAAGAAATTCGGAAATTGTACGAAAATAGATAA